In the Phocoena phocoena chromosome 14, mPhoPho1.1, whole genome shotgun sequence genome, GCTTAGAGTAAACTTTGGTTAACTGATACAACTGAACTTTGGCTTCTGTAAAATGATGCAACTCCAATTTTGAAggttcagacaaaaaaaaaaaaaaaaaagtgtgttcacAGCCATTATACTTAGGAACTAAGGTGTTCCAAAATCACTTTCTTATTTTCCCCTTCGTCAAATGATTGTTACTGGGTGGGTATGGGGGCAGGGGATAGATACAAAACGTTAGTTATTGCTTTAGATATTGATATTGCTGCATATAGTTCTAATGCATGCATTCATTATCCTTCAAATTGTATAATTTCAATAACTGGCTCAGCCACAGTATACTCACTGAATCTTCCTTTGTAGCACTGCTTTTCCTTTCCAATACCTGATATTTGGCACTTAGAATATGTTATCTTACATAGGAAGACAACAGCTGTGTGGAAAGCTCAGTAATGACCCTGAATACGTAATTCTTCCAAAGAGCTCAGAGTTTGGTCTTTTTGGTACTGATACTTATAAAAACCACttggaatataaatatttataaaaatgcctttaactctttcctgtttcttaagcgAGTGTCCTCAACATTATTATTTTGGACTCAGGGTCATAATTGTATTTTAATGTGCTATCACCCCTCAAAAGCTTTTCAAGAATATACAACTATTTGCTCCTCAACTACATGACTAAATCAACAAAAGGTTACTCTGCTCTTCGAATTctttgtacatacatacacactgctcccttcctcctctttatCTTTGCTTCTGCTCTTTCCCCTTTTGAAAATATTCCCTAGTTTGTATTCTCTCTCATGCTAGTATGCATTTATGTACACATACTCATTCTCTTTTCGCACTGTATAAATATTTCTCATCTTTCCAAGCATCAGTTGTCACATTTCAATGCTATAATTTTACTTGCTTCTTCCAGCACCCTTACCTTACTGATTTGAATCTTCTAATATATTGCATTCTGAGGGGGAAAATAAACCAACCTCATTAGAATTGTTAGTAAAATAGAATAGTCTATTCTCTAATAGTCTGTAGTGTCTGAAAAACTGTCATGTATCAGGTTAAGAACTGTTGTGGCTGTTCATTGGCCTTTGCGGTTGTTAGGATATTTCCCTTAGGTATAATTAGTCAGATGTCTTTGATGCATATATTCTTTATTCCTAACTAGATTGTCTGTAgagatcttttttgtttgttatgtATAATACTTATAGTGCCTTTCCTGGTACTTTGAAGACATCAGTTACAGTTAATGTTTTTCAATGGTAATTGTGTTGGTAAACTAATTTTGTGAATGCCTGAGCTATGTTGTTCCAAATTTAGAGACCAATTTattaaatcatataatatatgattttctagagcaagggttggcaaactttttcttaaatggccagatagtaaatattttcagcttcgTGGGCCATaaggtctctgtcacagctacttaACCCTGCTGTTGTAGCATGTAAGCAGCCATAGATGATATGTAAATGAATCAGTGTGGCagtgttccaataaaaccttatttgcaaaaacatggtTATTTTCATGACATTGGGGTTTTACTGTTTCGATCTTTTAACTCATACAGTTTGCTATATGGAACATGTTAAGATTTTATCAAACCCATTTAGAAGACCTTTCCAGAAACTTAGCTGTGTTTATTCTAGAATAGGATTTGGCAGCTTTTCAGAAATGATCTGCCAAAATTATGACCCCTGTACTTCTCACATTACACCTTGGGTGTAGGAAATGAGATATTCAAGCTGATCATTCTTTTATACTTATAATAAGGCTTAAGAGCCcagaaaatgtctttttccaaAACTATCTTCCTAACATTGTCAGAAGGTTCTCACTTTGTCACATAACCTGAACTTCTGAGATCCAAATGATTATTAAACATCTTTTATAACAAGTTAAATGTCCTTAGGAAGGTTAAAGTAATAAGATTGAATATTTATACCTTCAACTGAATTACCTGAAGCAGATTGCAGCCCTCAGAATACCTGCCTGAAATCAACACACAAGGTGATGATATTGATACAAAAGGACTGTCCAGAAATGATGAGAaagttttgggtttggttttttttttccccaggggtgggggtgagaatGAGGAGCATAGGAGGAAAGGGAATATTGAGAAGAATATAGATGGAAGAGGGTTTTCTGTGAACAGCTGGAGGGTGACCTTAGGCTACTGGAGACCATGAAAAAGGAATGTTTGGAAATTTAGTCCTTTCCCCCTTCGCTTGTAAGTGAAGCTTTGACTACTAAAAAATGTTCTTTCACTCTGGTCTTAAACAGACTACCTGAGTTTTGGAAGGTAAGAGGGCAGGATAGTTGCATCACTGGTGTGTATCAGTTGtgagaagtaaaaataataataataataataactttttaacTGTTGCTAAAAATTGGCCACCTGCCACCTTTTGCAAATTTGTTAACAGATGCCAGCCCCTgttctggaggttccttaatagtGAAATGCAAGAATCCACATTTTAAGATGTGATCTACCTTGATCCTTTGATTTCAAAGAAGAATTGCTTGCTTTTAAATCAGGCTTTAAACATATATTGGTTAAATACTGAATTACAGAACCAGTTTATATGTTACATCATTTGCAGGTAAAAatggttttcctttcttgtttttatccattcttgcAGCTTTAAAAGTTACATATCATTAGGTCTATAGAGTTGTGACTCCAGACTTATGACTATTAATTGTAGCTGTATCTCATTTTGAaatcttattttgtttacttcaGCATACCTCATCTCAGAACTAGAAGCTGCCAGAATGCTCTGTGTGAATACTCTTCCAAAAAAAGCTCAAGAAGGAGGCGGTAGTGAGGTCTTTCAAGAGTTGAAAGGCATATGTATTGCTCTAGGAATGTCCAAACCTCCAGCCAATATAACTATGTTCCAATTCTTCAGCGGGattgaaaaaaaagtaagaccTTTAGTACCAGATTGTAGTGTATTAAAGGCATAGTCCTACAGTTGTTTGAAATGAAGCAAGTTAATTTCTCTTAATGGGAACCTAATGTGCATATTATTAAGTAATTGTTACTAAATAAGTTTTGGGTTTTAAGTCCTAGATACCTTCAAGAGAAATTggtattttactgttttctttttttaacatattagcatgtttctttttcaaaaaggaaacttTGCACTTTGATTTATAAACTGAAATAAGCTAGAAATAATGTAAAAAGTATTAGGACTTTCAtccatttaaaagttattttatcatTGAACTTTGATGCAATTAATTTTAAGGTCCTTATCATTAAATGTTACCACCATTCTCCCCATTGACTGGACAGAAAAGGATGCAAATATTTTGGGATTTTAATCCAGTCACTTCGAGCCTTACATGTTTCAACTGGCAAACTAGATATGTTGACTGCTAATATAATCTAGTATGTGAAAATAAGTCAGAATTATTTTATACCACATGTTATCAACAGTTAAGAGTTTTTATATAATTGATTAGGAACaagcaattttaattaaaaattagtgAACAGAAGAGAATGATATTTGTTATAGCAGAGTTATTCTCTGTATGCATATCTGCTGGACTCTAAGAATTGGTACATTTGCATTGTGGGGTAGATGGATGCCATGATGCACAAATTTGGCTGAACTCTACAGGGGAGCAGCAGTGTATCCATAGTCCATATTTTTctgtgtgttcattcattcattcagcaaatacacaTTGAATGCCCACTgttgtcaggcactgttctaggtgcagTGAAGGACTCATGCTTCCATAGACACGTGAGGAGTGGGTCAAGTGAGTGTCTTTATCGTGTGGGTCTTGTACATTTCAAAACATCCTCCTCCTTTGCCTCTGTCAGGAATCTTCTTTTGATGGCAAGATATGATGGGAATTGGGAAGATGAGGAGGATGTGTTTTACTTttagatttgtttattcattcatttatgtttttgtgtcaGTTAAAGGAAACATTAGCAAAAGTTCCACCTAAtcatgtgggaaagcctttattgAAGAAGCCAATGGGACCGGCCCACTGGGTGAGTAGTAATCATCTGAGTAAACTTTGTAAGGAGCCATCTACCTATCTCAGGAtatttatgtttgtgtttttgaagTTGTATTTTCTAATATGTAGTTTCCTAGGTGGACATCCTTAGAATCATTTTTGTTAATCTTAAGatttatccaaaataattttatttatgtaagatTAGAAGCGCTTCTttcataatttgtaaatatttcacaCAGCTGATTAAATTGAAGTTCAGTATGATGCATGTTTCTAATTGCCAAATGGGTTGCCTTCAAGCCAAAAACTTCACTGGGCTGAGCTTCACACAGTGAATTATAGGAAAACTAAATGAGAATTTTGTACTCTACATATTCTTTATTATGTTTTGAGACAGCCTATCATTTCATTAccttattataataatttattaaataacctAATTCATTTTGTGCTGAGTGCTGGGGATTCAGTTGTGAATAAAACAGATACAGTTTCTGCCCTTTTGGAATAGGGGGTCAAGCAGATTTAAATTCTAActggtctttttaattttgtttcaggaAAAGATAGAAGCAATTAACCAAGCCGTAGCCAATGAATATGAAGTTCGGAGAAAGCTGCTAATAAAACGTTTGGATGTCACTGTCCAGTCTTTTGGCTGGTCTGACAGAGCTAAGGTACACATATCACTTAAAAGAGCAAAGTATTTATAGACATGATCCTTAAACATTCCTAGCCCAGTTTAGATACAGTGGAGACTATAAGAGAAATACATAGGAGACACACATAGAAGTTTTTCTTTAGTGAGTTACTGAGTAGCAATTCTTTCAGCCATTcagcaataataaaaacatttatttttcaattttttaatattttccaacaAAGCTATATGTTATAAACCCTACTGGGAGTTCCCATTtgtgagagaaaaggagagtatctgaaaattactaaaaataataaattttacaattatttgtttACTGTACTTTAAGCTAGCAATTTAACTtgctaattaaataaattaattaaattagaaatactgTTTTGGAGGACCAAATATTATGATCCATTTATAGGGAATTGGAGAATCTGgtaagacttttttttatttcaacttcaataaaataatccaTTGTCTTGgtcattcaacaggtatttattaaatatctactaTTTTATCAGTAAGTGTTAATTAATAGGCGCAGTTGATTAATTTGACCTTCTTAGAACCCTGAAATGTAGCTAATTATTGAATTTATGTGGAGGTTGGTCCAAATATGTTAGTATTTGATGTTCCCTTAATAgtgcattcatttttaaaagtagatttttctctgaattttaattgactgagaaaatgtttttctttagttctcCAGTTATCTTCCTAATACATTAGTTTCACCTAAAATCTTTAAACCATAGCATAATCCTATTTAGCTGCTAAATTGATGGGGTAGATATTTGTTGAGTTAACAGTATCTTAGTGTTGGAAAGGGGTTTTAGAGATCAGTTTTAACTCCCCTTATTTTGCAACTAAAAACATGGAGAGCCAGGTACATGGAAGGTTTTGCCTAAGATCTCACAGTGAGTCAGTAGTAACATGAGGAATAAACTGTTCTCTTCTGGGACTGTTGAGGAAATACCAATACTTTCTTAAAGTTGTCTTTGATAAAAACAGTCATTTTACTCTCGGCATAATacatatacttcaaaaacaaaaacctgcaaCTCTCAGCTAGAAAAGCATGTAATGATTGATGGGTGTGCATTGACCCAAGGCATTAACACTACagttctggggttttatttgtttgttttttaataaatttatttatttatttgtttttggctgtgttgggtctttgttgctgcacgcgggcttttctctagttgcggcaaagtgggggctactcttcgtttcagtgcaggggcttctcattgtggtggcttctcttgttgcagagcgtggtctgtaggcacgcgggctcaggagttgtggctcgcgggctctagagcgcaggctcagtagttgtggcgcacaggcttagttgctccgtggcatgtgggatcttcccagaccagggctcgagcccgtgtaccctgcattagcaggcagattcttaaccactgtgccaccaggaaagccctaactTGCTCTTTATatcctttgttcattcatcttTTGTGGTCTTATGTTACACATGCATTAAATGTACTTCTACTAAGTGGTTAAAGTAGACTCTTTTTCTTAATTACTATTTATAATAGAGGAAAGTATTACATGGGGGGATCACTTTTGCAAGAAATATGTATGATGTTAACATAATTAGTTCAAATTAGTCACGGGTAACTTTTTTTATCTCATAGTaagcagatgagaaaattaaagcaaaattgTTGAAATGGGTTTccattcttatatttaaatagataaaatgaaGGTGTTTGATCTGAGACCAATGGCATGGGGAACCTTTTTGTCCCACAGTCCTTTTAAAAGGGAAGCCCTTTACCCCCatatccccctccccccatcattCCTTGGGGATACGGGGGTAAAGGGGCTTTATCTAAGCTGTACTCTTAAGTTAGTTCTTCACTAGATAGGAGCAATGGTGAGTATGTAACTTCTGTCATCTGGAGCCTAGTAAATATTATCATCAGACATTTTGGAAATCTTACTTAATATCAGTGTTTCTATGTCATCTTGAAAATTGACATTTGTCTTTGAACACTTTCTTTCACAGAGTCAGACAGAAAAATTAGCGAAGGTTTACCAGCCAAAACGCTCAGTCTTATCTCCTAAAAGTACTATTTCTGTTGCCCACCTTTTGGCTGCAAGACAAGACTTGTCAAAGATTTTAAGGACAAGCAGTGGCTCTATAAGAGAAAAGACTGCCTGTGCCATCAATAAGGTGATGAGAGtacctttaattttctttcaaatacatttatttctgtttataaaataaagtaattcaaaattttaaatgtctttcttaTCCCATAGGTGTTGATGGGCAGGGTTCCTGACAGAGGAGGTAGGCCCAATGAAATTGAACCTCCACCCCCGGAGATGCCACCATGGCAGAAGAGGCAGGATGGCACCCAGCAGCCAGCAGGAGGCCGCGGAGCAGGGAGAGGTGGTTATGAACATGCCTCATACGGAGGGCGAGGAGGTCACGAacaaggaggggggaggggcggacGTGGTGGCTACGACCACGGTGGccgagggggaggaagaggaaataagcatCAAGGAGGCTGGACAGACGGAGGGAGTGGAGGGGGCGGTGGCTACCAAGATGGTAGTTACCGAGATTCCGGTTTCCAGCCGGGTGGCTATCACGGTGGCCACAGTGGTGGCTACCAGGGTGGTGGTTATGGTGGCTTCCAAACATCTACATATACAGGAAGTGGATACCAGGGTGGTGGATATCAGCAGGACAGTAGATACCAAGATGGAGGGCATCATGGTGATCGAGGCAGTGGTCGCGGAGGGAGAGGTGGTCGCGGAGGCCGAGGTGGTGGACGCGCAGGCCAGGGAGGAggttggggaggaagagggagccaGAATTATCACCAGGGGGGACAGTTTGAACAGCACTTCCAGCATGGAGGTTATCAGTATAATCATTCTGGATTTGGACAGGGCAGACATTATACTAGTTGAGGCTACAGAACCTTACATTTTGCTAGAGCTCAAGTAATAGAAACTTAGTTTCAGAATCCTGAATCCAGCAATGTTTTTGAGTTAATGTGAGACCACAGGTGACAGGCAGATTCCTGCTTGGCATAAGCATTTGTAGGTCTTCATACAATACTGTtcgttttgggttttgtttttttttaatggacttaCATAATGCTGTTTATTTGAGAAACACATACAGTATCTCTCCTTTGTATGAAGAATTTCTTAAAAGGTAATTAAAATTGCCTTTAATTGACCAGTAGACTAATTCCACAGTCAGAACATGCATATTTTTCTGAACAAAATTACTTGAGTAAGTAGTTTTCATGTTTTCAATATGCAGTTTTGAAAAATGAGGATTCTCCTAGATTTTTTTAGATTTACAACTAGGAAACCTTCCTCATATTAACAatccatttatatgtatttt is a window encoding:
- the FAM98A gene encoding protein FAM98A — its product is MECDLMETDILESLEDLGYKGPLLEDGALSQAVSAGASSPEFTKLCAWLVSELRVLCKLDENVQATNSPSEAEEFQLEVSGLLGEMNCPYLSLTSGDVTKRLLIQKNCLLLLTYLISELEAARMLCVNTLPKKAQEGGGSEVFQELKGICIALGMSKPPANITMFQFFSGIEKKLKETLAKVPPNHVGKPLLKKPMGPAHWEKIEAINQAVANEYEVRRKLLIKRLDVTVQSFGWSDRAKSQTEKLAKVYQPKRSVLSPKSTISVAHLLAARQDLSKILRTSSGSIREKTACAINKVLMGRVPDRGGRPNEIEPPPPEMPPWQKRQDGTQQPAGGRGAGRGGYEHASYGGRGGHEQGGGRGGRGGYDHGGRGGGRGNKHQGGWTDGGSGGGGGYQDGSYRDSGFQPGGYHGGHSGGYQGGGYGGFQTSTYTGSGYQGGGYQQDSRYQDGGHHGDRGSGRGGRGGRGGRGGGRAGQGGGWGGRGSQNYHQGGQFEQHFQHGGYQYNHSGFGQGRHYTS